CGAAAATTCAAGTATCGTATAACTGTCACTCGCTTGTAGGGAAGGAGGGATTGCTGGCCAAGTGGTCGACAGTCCGTCTGTAAAAGACGCTGGCAGCTTTTGTGAGTTGAAGGGAGCAGCAGGGGAGGCCAGCACTGTGCAAGGCTGCCCCTGTAAGGGTGTATCAAGAGTGGGTGGAGACAACAGGCAGCTGTTTACGGACTCATCTGGAGACATCGGCACCGGAAGTATCCCTGCAGCAAGTCTTTCAGAGTAAGTAAGAAGACACGCTTTCTTGGGTAGGAGGGTCCGTTAGAGTACCGACTGTGAGATTGAAGGGCATTCTGGAGTGCCACAACCTGGCTCTGGAGATGCTTGAGAGTctcattttcttttccctgttTCTCTTGCTTGGACACCCGGTCCTTGTAGCGTTTTCGCTCTCGCTGGGAGGGGGTCAATACCCGGCCGGAGGACCACGGTTTGGTCGATGCTGCTCTACTGGACGACTCTCGGGGCCCCATTGAAAGAAGAGTGTCTTTGGCTGTTGACGAGGTCTGCAAATTTCCGAGCTGTACAGTGCGTAGGAAGGGAGGCGTGTTGGATTGCTCAGACTGCAAAGACCGAGGAAAGACGAGAGACTTCGTTCCCCGCACTTT
This genomic interval from Aspergillus puulaauensis MK2 DNA, chromosome 7, nearly complete sequence contains the following:
- a CDS encoding uncharacterized protein (COG:S;~EggNog:ENOG410PQGJ), whose product is MGPRESSSRAASTKPWSSGRVLTPSQRERKRYKDRVSKQEKQGKENETLKHLQSQVVALQNALQSHRILPVPMSPDESVNSCLLSPPTLDTPLQGQPCTVLASPAAPFNSQKLPASFTDGLSTTWPAIPPSLQASDSYTILEFSDKVLREPSQFSILDICSDAQLNQDAIIRGVLEGWHFMENRAYSCPLWKIISQIDELIFMQSGILTRLAMLSTILKMLMAVVYENNFGEIPSWYRPRFVHLLIYDR